Proteins from one Prosthecomicrobium sp. N25 genomic window:
- a CDS encoding Rrf2 family transcriptional regulator produces MRLTLHTDFALRILMSLAVAGERLVTIEELARRHRLPKNHLMKIARSLTGIGVVDGVRGRSGGLRLARPAAQIRIGRVVRDLEPLALVACQGSKPEGCVLVGACGLTAALDRAMEAFFAELDGVTLRDVVAERRGLRERLGLDTPEPAQPLA; encoded by the coding sequence ATGCGTCTGACCCTGCACACGGATTTCGCGCTGAGGATCCTGATGTCCCTCGCCGTCGCCGGGGAGCGGCTCGTCACCATCGAGGAGCTGGCCAGACGGCATCGCCTGCCGAAGAACCACCTCATGAAGATCGCCCGGTCGCTGACCGGCATCGGGGTGGTCGACGGTGTTCGCGGGCGCTCCGGCGGGCTCCGTCTCGCCCGGCCCGCGGCCCAGATCAGGATCGGCCGGGTCGTGCGGGACCTGGAACCGCTCGCCCTGGTCGCCTGCCAGGGCAGCAAGCCGGAAGGCTGCGTCCTGGTGGGCGCCTGCGGCCTGACTGCGGCGCTCGACCGCGCCATGGAGGCCTTCTTCGCCGAACTGGACGGCGTGACCCTTCGGGACGTCGTGGCCGAGCGCCGCGGCCTTCGCGAGCGCCTGGGCCTGGACACCCCCGAGCCGGCGCAACCTCTCGCGTAG
- a CDS encoding AI-2E family transporter: protein MLLARGTGMRTQDDKALTLLLLAVSLAFLWVLWPFSDAILWGGVVAIVFAPLYRWLLVRTGQRRTLAALAAVTIIVLIVILPIALIGLSLVQEAIDLYGKTQSGEINFQQLSQRVFDALPTWLGNLLDRFGLTNLKAVQLRVSAGMVKASESIATWALRSGQSTFNVVVDIGVMIYLLFFMIRDGDALISRVQRAMPLSAEHQRELLGKFTVVIRATVKGDLLVAALQGALGGLMFWFLGIHAPVLGAVLMAFLSLMPAVGAALVWMPVAMYLLVTGSVWQGVTLILYGALVIGSTDNILRPLLVGKDTQMPNVIVLISTLGGIASFGLNGFILGPVIAAMFVAVWELFFPSAPLLQPTSGRARDHQRRSLGRPGPGTSEHAP, encoded by the coding sequence ATGCTGCTCGCCAGAGGGACTGGCATGCGAACTCAGGACGATAAGGCACTCACGCTGTTGCTCCTCGCCGTGTCGCTCGCCTTCCTGTGGGTGCTCTGGCCGTTCTCGGACGCCATTCTCTGGGGTGGCGTCGTGGCGATCGTGTTCGCGCCGCTCTATCGGTGGCTCCTGGTTCGGACCGGGCAGAGGCGCACGCTGGCGGCTCTGGCGGCAGTCACGATCATCGTGCTCATCGTCATCCTCCCAATCGCGCTCATCGGCCTTTCCCTGGTGCAGGAGGCGATCGACCTCTACGGAAAGACGCAGTCGGGAGAGATCAACTTCCAGCAATTGTCCCAACGCGTGTTCGATGCCCTCCCGACCTGGCTCGGAAACCTCCTCGACCGGTTCGGCCTGACCAACCTCAAGGCCGTGCAACTGCGTGTGTCGGCCGGGATGGTGAAAGCGAGCGAGTCCATCGCGACCTGGGCCTTGAGGTCCGGCCAGAGCACGTTCAACGTAGTCGTCGACATCGGCGTCATGATCTACTTGCTGTTCTTCATGATACGGGACGGCGACGCGCTGATCAGTCGCGTGCAGCGGGCGATGCCCCTCAGTGCGGAGCATCAGCGGGAGCTGCTGGGCAAGTTCACCGTCGTCATCCGCGCGACCGTCAAGGGCGATCTTCTCGTGGCCGCGTTGCAGGGCGCACTCGGTGGACTGATGTTCTGGTTCCTGGGAATTCATGCGCCGGTGTTGGGCGCCGTCCTCATGGCATTCCTGTCCCTGATGCCCGCCGTCGGTGCAGCCCTGGTCTGGATGCCGGTTGCCATGTACCTGCTCGTGACCGGATCGGTCTGGCAGGGCGTGACCCTGATCCTGTACGGCGCGCTGGTGATCGGCTCGACCGACAACATACTGCGCCCTCTTCTGGTCGGCAAAGACACGCAGATGCCCAACGTCATCGTGCTGATTTCCACGTTGGGCGGCATCGCCAGCTTCGGTTTGAACGGGTTCATCCTCGGACCCGTGATCGCCGCGATGTTCGTGGCCGTCTGGGAGCTCTTCTTTCCGTCCGCTCCGCTCCTGCAGCCGACCTCCGGTCGGGCTCGCGATCACCAACGCAGATCCCTGGGTCGACCGGGCCCCGGGACAAGCGAGCACGCGCCCTGA